From the genome of Sulfurimonas paralvinellae:
GGAGTTACGTTCTCAGCTTGTGGGCCTTTTTGACCTTCACCGATTTCGAATGTTACTCTTTGACCTTCTGCAAGAGAAACTCTTCCACCTGTGTTGTTGTTTACTTGACGAAAATGTACGAATACATCTGCTCCGCCATTATCTTGTTGAATAAAACCATAACCTTTTTCGTCATTGAACCATTTAACTGATCCGTCCATTAATTCTGCCATTTTGCAGCCTTGTATAT
Proteins encoded in this window:
- a CDS encoding cold-shock protein, which codes for MAELMDGSVKWFNDEKGYGFIQQDNGGADVFVHFRQVNNNTGGRVSLAEGQRVTFEIGEGQKGPQAENVTPL